In one window of Leptospira sp. WS92.C1 DNA:
- a CDS encoding substrate-binding periplasmic protein has protein sequence MFTKKVLFFFWIFLFPIQLFSQSEYSGSRLEKILSKKELVVGVNKQYEPFYIENPKEGYPGIDAELAKLYADYLGVSLKLVPLKTFRQFSDDIKVGKIDLAFAGMSTDLNRGKQVTFSDPYLVTTPAALVSKKILPPEPEGNIVTSRRFISLADLSTLSGLVSFSVRSNTTNHLYLQKKFGKLPIYSYLSDSIAVDNLISNNVTCFVADSFFILTLLQKNTSLKANYLPLLGTVQEENISAALPLNDLIFADNLNFFIKELKRTGVLEELRSRYFNQNNWVK, from the coding sequence ATGTTTACGAAAAAGGTTCTTTTTTTCTTTTGGATTTTTCTTTTTCCGATTCAGCTATTTTCTCAATCAGAATATTCCGGATCCAGACTCGAGAAAATTCTTTCCAAAAAGGAACTGGTCGTTGGCGTAAATAAACAATACGAACCTTTTTACATCGAAAACCCAAAAGAAGGTTATCCGGGCATCGACGCCGAACTTGCAAAACTGTATGCAGACTATCTCGGTGTCTCTCTTAAGTTAGTTCCTCTGAAAACGTTTCGTCAATTTTCAGACGATATCAAAGTCGGAAAAATCGATCTCGCGTTCGCGGGGATGTCGACCGACTTAAATCGGGGAAAACAAGTCACATTTTCGGATCCTTATCTTGTCACCACCCCCGCGGCCTTAGTGAGCAAAAAAATTCTTCCGCCTGAACCGGAAGGTAATATCGTCACCTCTCGAAGATTTATAAGTCTTGCCGATTTATCCACGTTAAGCGGTCTTGTAAGTTTTTCGGTCCGTTCAAATACTACTAATCATTTGTATCTTCAGAAAAAATTCGGTAAACTGCCAATTTACAGTTATCTTTCGGATTCGATAGCGGTTGATAATTTGATCAGTAACAATGTAACCTGTTTCGTAGCGGATAGTTTTTTTATTCTTACTTTACTTCAAAAAAACACGTCCTTAAAAGCCAATTATTTGCCTCTCTTGGGGACGGTTCAAGAGGAGAATATCAGCGCCGCATTACCTTTAAATGATCTGATTTTTGCTGATAATTTGAATTTCTTTATCAAAGAATTAAAACGAACCGGTGTTTTGGAAGAGTTGAGAAGCCGATATTTTAATCAGAATAACTGGGTAAAATGA
- a CDS encoding OmpA family protein has translation MLSFFKKFRFFFNPVFSLLFFSFFGLTLYSQELSRIQSDIKLKPEKLKGSINTKLNEFGISLTDDGNILYYYSKRENSNYTDLYKSSRVGNEWTQGEEISVLNSNFDDQSPFILNKEEGILFSSNRDGSIEFQLSNGKIGVSRDIYFSRKNDSSWTRSVALPRTVNTEKIEENPFLFNDHLYFTRYPFGQVAEADIFVSIYKNKTWEKAASLPEPINTAYSEIAATISKDGKSIYFSSNRPGGFGGYDVYKSILLSDGGYSDPINLGPEINSAGDEAFYLEAGDGKTFYFCRRIGKDYDIYSNLANPFQELEKGKSISLDSIHFALGSYEILENSYSILENLSSYLKENPNVKIKIIGHTDLNGDSQDNLVLSRNRANAVKEYLVKNGADSKRIVTDGKGSAEPIVPQKNPDTDYKNRRTEFQIINP, from the coding sequence ATGCTTTCATTTTTTAAAAAGTTTCGATTCTTTTTTAACCCTGTCTTCAGTCTTCTTTTTTTCTCATTCTTCGGACTCACTTTGTATTCTCAGGAGTTGAGTAGAATTCAGAGCGATATAAAATTAAAACCCGAGAAACTCAAAGGCTCTATCAATACAAAGCTGAACGAATTCGGGATCAGCCTCACAGACGATGGAAATATTCTCTATTATTACTCTAAAAGAGAGAATTCCAATTATACGGATTTATACAAATCTTCTCGCGTTGGAAACGAATGGACTCAAGGCGAAGAAATTTCCGTTTTGAATTCTAACTTTGATGATCAAAGTCCTTTTATCTTAAATAAAGAAGAAGGAATTTTGTTTTCCTCCAATCGAGACGGTTCTATAGAGTTTCAGCTTTCCAACGGGAAGATCGGAGTATCGAGAGACATTTATTTTTCCAGAAAGAACGATTCTTCTTGGACTAGATCTGTCGCGCTACCAAGAACGGTGAACACCGAAAAAATCGAAGAAAATCCGTTCTTATTTAACGACCATCTATATTTTACTCGATATCCGTTTGGTCAAGTTGCGGAAGCGGATATCTTTGTTTCCATATATAAAAATAAGACTTGGGAAAAGGCGGCAAGTCTTCCGGAACCGATCAATACCGCTTATTCTGAAATTGCGGCGACGATCAGTAAGGATGGTAAGAGTATCTATTTTTCCTCCAACCGGCCCGGCGGATTTGGGGGTTACGATGTATACAAATCGATTTTATTAAGCGACGGAGGTTATTCCGATCCGATCAACTTAGGACCTGAAATCAATAGCGCCGGTGACGAAGCCTTTTACTTGGAAGCGGGTGATGGAAAGACGTTTTATTTTTGCAGAAGAATCGGAAAGGATTATGATATTTATTCCAATTTAGCCAATCCGTTTCAAGAACTCGAAAAAGGAAAATCCATTTCTTTAGATAGCATTCATTTTGCTTTAGGCTCTTATGAAATTCTGGAGAATTCGTATTCCATTCTTGAAAACCTGAGTTCGTATCTGAAAGAAAATCCGAACGTAAAGATTAAAATTATCGGTCATACGGATCTCAACGGGGATTCTCAGGATAATCTAGTATTGAGTCGAAATCGAGCAAACGCTGTAAAAGAATATTTGGTTAAGAACGGAGCGGACTCGAAAAGAATCGTGACTGATGGTAAAGGAAGTGCTGAGCCGATAGTTCCGCAGAAAAATCCGGACACAGACTATAAAAACCGAAGAACTGAGTTTCAAATCATTAATCCTTAG
- the serS gene encoding serine--tRNA ligase, whose translation MLDLRYITENTEDLKKVLELRGFKDTGMIDQLTGIIQRKRELQKEADNLREERNKVSKEVGKIKQAGGDITEISASVKLVGEKIKELETRLEREESALADINLGLPNILDSKVPFGKSEHDNVLQYEVGTIPKFSFAPKPHFEIGEALNWINFEKGVKLSGARAYTYWKDGAKLERALMNFMLSVHTEEHGYTEVWVPLMVNDESMMATGQYPKFKEEFYRIEKDELNLIPTAEVPLTNLYRDEIIPEDQLPISVTAHTSCFRREAGSYGKDTRGLVRVHQFQKVELVKFCKPEDSEEQHKQMLVHAENILKKLELPYRVIILCSGDISANSSITYDIEVWMPGLNRYMEISSVSNFRDFQARRGKIRYKSKDGKNQLVHTINGSGLALGRTYAAILENFQNADGTVRIPEALKPYF comes from the coding sequence ATGCTTGATCTTCGTTACATTACCGAAAACACGGAAGACCTGAAAAAAGTTTTAGAACTCAGAGGTTTTAAAGATACCGGAATGATTGATCAACTGACTGGGATCATTCAGAGAAAACGAGAGCTTCAAAAAGAAGCCGACAATCTTAGAGAAGAAAGAAATAAAGTCAGCAAAGAAGTCGGAAAAATCAAACAAGCCGGCGGAGATATCACTGAAATTTCCGCCTCCGTTAAATTGGTTGGTGAAAAAATCAAAGAACTCGAAACAAGACTTGAGCGGGAGGAATCGGCTCTTGCGGACATAAATTTAGGACTTCCTAATATACTTGATTCTAAGGTCCCGTTTGGAAAATCGGAACACGACAATGTGCTTCAATATGAAGTCGGAACGATTCCTAAATTCTCATTTGCCCCCAAGCCGCATTTTGAAATCGGTGAAGCCCTCAACTGGATCAATTTTGAAAAGGGTGTAAAACTTTCCGGAGCACGGGCTTATACGTATTGGAAGGACGGGGCGAAACTGGAAAGAGCCTTGATGAATTTTATGCTCAGCGTTCACACGGAAGAACACGGATATACGGAAGTCTGGGTTCCTCTCATGGTAAACGACGAATCTATGATGGCCACCGGTCAATATCCGAAATTTAAAGAGGAATTTTATAGAATCGAAAAGGACGAACTCAACCTGATTCCAACTGCGGAAGTGCCGTTGACAAATCTGTATCGGGACGAAATCATTCCTGAAGATCAGTTACCGATTTCGGTGACCGCGCATACGTCTTGTTTTAGAAGAGAGGCCGGTTCTTATGGAAAGGATACTCGAGGTCTGGTTCGTGTTCATCAGTTTCAAAAAGTGGAGCTCGTAAAATTCTGCAAACCCGAGGATTCGGAAGAGCAGCACAAACAGATGTTGGTTCACGCAGAAAACATTCTCAAGAAACTGGAATTGCCGTATCGAGTGATCATTCTCTGCAGCGGTGATATCTCCGCGAATTCTTCCATAACTTATGATATCGAAGTTTGGATGCCCGGTCTCAATCGTTACATGGAAATTTCTTCCGTTTCTAATTTTAGAGACTTTCAGGCGAGACGGGGAAAAATCAGATACAAATCCAAAGACGGAAAAAATCAATTGGTGCACACAATCAATGGGTCCGGTTTGGCTCTTGGAAGAACGTATGCAGCGATTCTTGAAAATTTTCAAAATGCGGATGGAACGGTTCGAATTCCGGAAGCGCTTAAACCTTATTTTTAA